From one Thalassobaculum sp. OXR-137 genomic stretch:
- a CDS encoding ATP-binding protein, producing the protein MKRTWWTPRTLVVTACIAATAVFAWHAVDKLDLATARERLGVSREVGVIRARLEHALTARLEVVNALAALVALEPDLSPDQFATFARAVTARVANLRSVQLARDAVVSDVYPLAGNEAALGHDLRADPARRAAVEETIRSRSLLLAGPVSLRQGGTAVIGRLPVFVGPAADRFWGLAVVLIDLEPLLAEAGIVDAGIGGAGMVGARGGLDIALRGRDGTGDAGAVFYGSPTIIEDAPVTAPIQFNGGSWQILARPAGGWASLGSDAEMQRSLALEGALLLALIAALVALLRRLEAEPGRLRRAVKDTRRQLQTALDTITEAFAYYDAEDRLVTFNRQYRDFYQESAPAIAEGARFEDVIRYGAAHGQYDLTGRSLEEVVAERLDRHRNPQGTMLQKLGNGRWVQISERRTPDGGIAGIRTDVTDLKEAEDKLRAINETLEERVRERVAELDRVNADLRAEVESNKLLAAVVTAIPNGVTISDARAADNPLIYCNPAFTQITGYTFEEIRGRNCRLLAGEDADPEARRALREGIQAGRQTRVELLNRRKDGTAFWNELAVVPVRNGAGELTHFVGIQRDVTRRREEIRERERMQCQLMESGKFEALGTLAGGIAHEINTPVQYLSDNLGFLKVSFEEMGPVLEACRAVLEAEADAARGEALAALRERFEAVDYDFLMEEIPAAAAQSIDGAERIAQIVRAIREFSHPSDRQESEVDLNAIVETAVTVTRNQWKYQAEVEMDLSREAPIILGNAGELTQVVVNLLVNAAQSIEEQGRSSLGRITIASRRHGSGVELEIGDDGPGIPEEIRSKIFEPFFTTKEPGRGTGQGLAISDAIVRKHGGRMTVRSTIGEGTVFTLTFDPAPTAQGKRAAQGEQIYG; encoded by the coding sequence ATGAAACGGACCTGGTGGACGCCCCGGACCCTCGTGGTCACCGCCTGTATCGCCGCGACGGCGGTCTTCGCCTGGCACGCGGTCGACAAGCTCGACCTCGCCACCGCCCGGGAGCGGCTCGGGGTGAGCCGTGAGGTCGGCGTCATCCGCGCCCGGCTCGAACACGCACTCACCGCCCGGCTCGAGGTGGTCAACGCCCTCGCCGCCCTGGTGGCGCTCGAGCCGGATCTCTCCCCCGACCAGTTCGCCACCTTCGCCCGCGCCGTCACCGCGCGGGTCGCCAACCTGCGCAGCGTGCAACTCGCGCGCGATGCCGTGGTCTCCGACGTCTATCCGCTGGCGGGCAACGAGGCCGCCCTCGGCCACGACCTGCGCGCCGATCCGGCCCGCCGCGCGGCGGTGGAGGAGACGATCCGCAGCCGCTCCCTGCTGCTGGCGGGCCCGGTCTCCCTGCGCCAGGGCGGCACGGCCGTGATCGGCCGCCTGCCGGTCTTCGTCGGTCCGGCAGCGGACCGGTTCTGGGGTCTGGCGGTGGTGCTGATCGACCTGGAGCCGCTGCTGGCCGAGGCCGGTATCGTCGATGCCGGTATCGGCGGGGCCGGTATGGTCGGGGCACGGGGCGGCCTGGACATCGCCCTGCGCGGACGCGACGGGACCGGGGACGCGGGGGCCGTGTTCTATGGGAGCCCGACGATCATCGAGGACGCTCCGGTAACCGCGCCGATCCAGTTCAACGGCGGAAGCTGGCAGATCCTGGCCCGGCCCGCCGGCGGATGGGCCAGCCTCGGCTCCGACGCGGAGATGCAGCGCTCCCTCGCCCTGGAGGGTGCCCTGCTGCTGGCGCTGATCGCCGCCCTGGTGGCGCTGCTGCGCCGGCTGGAGGCCGAGCCGGGCCGGCTGCGCCGCGCGGTCAAGGACACGAGGCGGCAGCTTCAGACCGCCCTCGACACCATCACCGAGGCCTTCGCCTATTACGACGCGGAGGATCGGCTGGTCACCTTCAACCGGCAGTACCGCGACTTCTACCAGGAGAGCGCGCCGGCCATCGCCGAAGGGGCCCGGTTCGAGGACGTGATCCGCTACGGCGCGGCACACGGCCAATACGACCTGACCGGCCGCAGCCTGGAGGAGGTGGTTGCCGAGCGCCTGGACCGGCACCGTAATCCCCAGGGAACGATGCTGCAGAAGCTCGGCAACGGACGCTGGGTCCAGATCTCCGAGCGGCGCACGCCCGACGGCGGCATCGCCGGCATCCGCACCGACGTCACCGACCTGAAGGAGGCGGAGGACAAGCTGCGGGCGATCAACGAGACCCTGGAGGAACGGGTCCGCGAGCGGGTGGCCGAGCTCGACCGGGTGAACGCGGATCTGCGGGCCGAGGTGGAGTCGAACAAGCTGCTGGCCGCCGTCGTCACCGCCATCCCGAACGGGGTGACGATCTCCGACGCGCGGGCGGCGGACAATCCGCTGATCTACTGCAACCCCGCCTTCACCCAGATCACCGGCTACACATTCGAGGAGATCCGGGGGCGTAACTGCCGGCTGCTGGCCGGGGAGGACGCCGATCCCGAGGCGCGCCGCGCTCTGCGCGAGGGCATCCAGGCGGGCCGCCAGACCCGGGTGGAGCTCCTGAACCGGCGCAAGGACGGCACAGCGTTCTGGAACGAGCTGGCGGTGGTGCCGGTGCGCAACGGCGCGGGCGAACTCACCCATTTCGTCGGCATCCAGCGCGACGTCACCCGCCGCCGCGAGGAGATCCGCGAGCGCGAGCGCATGCAGTGCCAGCTCATGGAATCGGGAAAGTTCGAAGCGCTCGGCACCCTCGCCGGCGGCATTGCCCACGAGATCAATACGCCGGTCCAGTATCTCAGCGACAATCTGGGCTTCCTGAAAGTGTCCTTCGAGGAGATGGGGCCGGTGCTGGAGGCCTGCCGGGCGGTGCTGGAGGCGGAGGCCGACGCGGCCCGTGGCGAGGCCCTCGCCGCCCTGCGCGAGCGGTTCGAGGCCGTCGACTACGATTTCCTGATGGAGGAGATTCCGGCCGCCGCCGCCCAGTCGATCGACGGGGCCGAGCGCATCGCCCAGATCGTGCGGGCGATCCGCGAGTTCTCCCATCCCAGCGACCGCCAGGAGAGCGAGGTCGACCTGAACGCGATCGTCGAGACCGCGGTGACGGTGACCCGCAACCAGTGGAAATACCAGGCCGAGGTCGAGATGGATCTGTCCCGCGAGGCCCCGATCATCCTCGGCAATGCGGGCGAACTGACCCAGGTGGTCGTCAATCTCCTGGTCAATGCCGCCCAGTCGATCGAGGAACAGGGCCGCTCGTCCCTCGGCCGGATCACCATCGCCTCGCGGCGCCACGGGTCCGGAGTCGAGCTGGAGATCGGCGACGACGGGCCGGGCATCCCGGAGGAGATCCGCTCCAAGATCTTCGAACCCTTCTTCACCACCAAGGAGCCGGGCCGCGGCACCGGCCAGGGACTGGCGATCTCCGACGCGATCGTGCGCAAGCACGGCGGGCGGATGACCGTGCGCTCCACCATCGGGGAGGGGACGGTCTTCACCCTGACCTTCGACCCTGCCCCGACCGCGCAGGGAAAGCGGGCCGCCCAGGGAGAGCAGATTTATGGCTGA
- a CDS encoding response regulator has protein sequence MAETSVLFVDDEPNVLQGIRRMLRHKRHDWSMHFAGGGREALALMAQTPIDVVVSDMRMPEMDGATLLEAVKDRYPDTARFVLSGQCDEETALRAVVVSHQYLSKPCDAEQLEQKIGRALAGRAALASDPLRRLMSSLSCIPSPPSVYLDLMAELQKPQVSAERIDEIVGRDPGLTAKLLQICNSSYFGLASTVRSIHQAVSFLGVDTVKALALQFGVVGQMRRTGIGGREVARFVDHNLEVACFARRMLRDAGLSQAAMDEAYTAGLMHDIGILVLAENLGEDYDALVTRHGGRGADLAAAERADFGADHAAVAGYLLDAWGLPGAIVEAVSGHHRPERQTGDALSPALAVHVAALLAEEGEAVGPEGRVEGRLIEPSLRGAPAVAEALAGWCEALRVR, from the coding sequence ATGGCTGAGACCAGCGTTCTGTTCGTCGACGACGAACCCAATGTTCTGCAGGGCATCCGGCGCATGCTGCGCCACAAGCGGCACGACTGGAGCATGCATTTCGCCGGTGGCGGACGCGAGGCCCTGGCGCTGATGGCACAGACTCCCATCGACGTGGTGGTCTCCGACATGCGCATGCCGGAGATGGACGGTGCCACTCTCCTGGAGGCGGTGAAGGACCGCTATCCCGACACCGCGCGCTTCGTGCTGTCCGGCCAATGCGACGAGGAGACGGCCCTGCGGGCGGTTGTGGTCAGCCACCAGTACCTGTCCAAGCCCTGCGACGCCGAGCAGTTGGAGCAGAAGATCGGCCGCGCCCTGGCCGGCCGGGCGGCGCTGGCGAGCGATCCGCTGCGCCGGCTGATGTCCAGCCTGAGCTGCATCCCGAGCCCGCCCTCGGTGTATCTCGACCTGATGGCGGAGCTCCAGAAGCCCCAGGTCTCGGCCGAACGGATCGACGAGATCGTCGGCCGCGACCCGGGTCTCACGGCGAAGCTGCTGCAGATCTGCAATTCCTCCTATTTCGGGCTCGCCTCCACGGTCCGCTCGATTCACCAGGCGGTCAGCTTTCTCGGCGTCGACACGGTCAAGGCCCTGGCCCTGCAGTTCGGGGTCGTCGGCCAGATGCGGCGCACCGGGATCGGCGGCCGCGAGGTCGCGCGCTTCGTCGACCACAACCTGGAGGTCGCCTGCTTCGCCCGGCGCATGCTGCGGGACGCGGGGCTCAGCCAGGCGGCCATGGACGAGGCCTATACCGCGGGTCTGATGCACGATATCGGCATCCTGGTCCTGGCGGAGAATCTGGGGGAGGACTACGACGCCCTGGTCACCAGGCATGGCGGGCGCGGGGCCGATCTCGCCGCCGCCGAGCGCGCCGATTTCGGTGCCGACCATGCCGCCGTCGCCGGCTATCTGCTCGATGCCTGGGGGCTGCCGGGCGCGATCGTGGAGGCGGTCAGCGGCCACCATCGTCCCGAGCGCCAGACCGGCGATGCCCTGAGCCCCGCCCTGGCGGTCCATGTGGCGGCGCTGCTGGCCGAGGAGGGGGAGGCGGTGGGGCCTGAGGGTCGTGTCGAGGGCCGGCTGATCGAGCCATCCCTGCGAGGCGCGCCGGCGGTCGCCGAGGCGCTGGCCGGGTGGTGCGAAGCCCTGCGCGTGCGGTGA
- a CDS encoding response regulator, translating into MNAQAPKPNLVFLDDDQNFLDGLRRALNKYKNEWNIAFVSTADEAFAKFGDRRVDILISDHDMPGMMGDTVMEVVRQRWPGTVRVMLSGRPIPAIAPLLMGVAHRTFSKPCDPDQLSLYLSRVIVAIRLMKNPLVLELVGGLSSPPMPRSVIEAAREKHLKADFQIAAALFQLATSHLSGEGTSHAGDDSSIRLAIAELERSARTDTHIVGNPLIDMLWDEASEITATVQRMAKAANLDHAKQRELGIAGPYCNVGSIALAQVLPWNYASTVGTSDTPLRWEREKTAFGATGLNVGAFLLTIWGFPEDIIDEVRSQDVTLATMGNHPREVRVLAGARDRSWPELVEIEKSLAAEASAA; encoded by the coding sequence ATGAACGCCCAGGCCCCGAAACCGAACCTGGTCTTCCTCGACGACGATCAGAACTTCCTCGACGGCCTGCGCCGGGCGCTGAACAAGTACAAGAACGAGTGGAACATTGCCTTCGTCTCCACCGCCGACGAAGCCTTCGCCAAGTTCGGCGATCGGCGGGTCGACATCCTGATCAGCGACCACGACATGCCCGGCATGATGGGCGACACCGTGATGGAGGTGGTGCGCCAGCGCTGGCCCGGCACCGTGCGGGTGATGCTCTCAGGCAGACCGATCCCGGCCATCGCCCCGCTGCTGATGGGCGTCGCCCACCGGACCTTTTCCAAACCCTGCGACCCGGACCAGCTCTCGCTCTACCTCTCGCGGGTGATCGTCGCGATCCGGCTGATGAAGAACCCGCTGGTGCTGGAACTGGTCGGCGGCCTGTCCTCGCCGCCCATGCCGCGCAGCGTCATCGAAGCCGCGCGCGAGAAGCATCTGAAGGCCGATTTCCAGATCGCCGCCGCCCTGTTCCAGCTCGCCACCAGCCATCTCAGCGGCGAGGGCACGTCCCATGCCGGCGACGACAGCAGCATCCGCCTGGCCATCGCCGAGCTGGAGCGTAGCGCCCGCACCGACACCCATATCGTCGGCAACCCGCTCATCGACATGCTGTGGGACGAAGCCTCCGAGATCACCGCCACGGTGCAGCGGATGGCGAAGGCCGCCAATCTCGACCATGCCAAGCAGCGCGAGCTCGGCATCGCCGGCCCCTACTGCAATGTCGGGTCGATCGCCCTGGCTCAGGTGCTGCCGTGGAACTACGCCTCGACGGTGGGCACCTCGGATACACCGTTGCGCTGGGAGCGCGAGAAGACCGCCTTCGGCGCAACCGGGCTGAATGTCGGCGCCTTTCTGCTGACCATCTGGGGCTTCCCGGAGGACATCATCGACGAGGTGCGCTCCCAGGATGTCACCCTGGCCACCATGGGCAACCATCCGCGCGAAGTCCGGGTCCTGGCCGGGGCGCGCGACCGGTCCTGGCCGGAACTGGTCGAGATCGAGAAGAGCCTGGCGGCGGAAGCCTCCGCCGCGTAG
- a CDS encoding response regulator: MAISSSRSTLPPGAGIDRILIVDDIQEMRQTLRRMLRWAGVREVDLASDIGEARTALEAAKVRGKPYDLIFADQMMPGGSGVELVQEIVARNLIERRHTGLFLLTGVPDLDLESEAKKSGALAVLEKPISTEKLLAVIQRWSTYRANSKAGAAS, encoded by the coding sequence ATGGCAATCAGCAGTTCGCGCTCCACCTTGCCCCCCGGTGCCGGCATCGACCGGATCCTCATCGTCGACGACATCCAGGAGATGCGTCAGACCCTGCGGCGGATGCTGCGCTGGGCCGGTGTCCGGGAAGTCGACCTGGCCTCGGACATCGGCGAGGCCCGCACCGCCCTTGAGGCGGCTAAAGTCCGCGGCAAACCCTACGACCTGATCTTCGCCGACCAGATGATGCCCGGCGGCAGCGGCGTCGAACTGGTGCAGGAGATCGTCGCGCGCAACCTGATCGAACGTCGGCATACCGGCCTGTTCCTGCTCACCGGCGTGCCCGATCTCGACCTGGAAAGCGAGGCCAAGAAGAGCGGGGCCCTGGCGGTGCTGGAAAAGCCGATCAGCACCGAAAAGCTGCTGGCCGTGATCCAGCGCTGGAGCACCTACCGGGCGAACAGCAAGGCGGGGGCGGCATCATGA
- a CDS encoding sensor histidine kinase: MNLKPVERSLGVQPRFTTKSTIGELAGPAVVLPDDVTLREVAGTFFARPALTALVIDGSGGREPALIPRGRFTEFQSRPFFDELFAGKPVDAYLHKAGGETLVFEADAPIYEVAEIALDRDGAAVYDPIVVTPDDGPPTLADMRDLVRAQAEILRSSSRNANETLSRFLKSQEELLQARKMEAVGTLSAGLAHELNTPLQFLGSNVTFLESLYEDYHEAFAALGPSFQEDWCEEYPSAVHDMQMGLARMAEIVAAMKTFSDREGTSYAQIDVNETIRTAVTLIRGRIRQGADLRLELAESLPEVRGVANSLAQAWVNVLTNAIQAVESSDPERPRIISIRSTAADGTVTVEIADTGTGMAEDVAARCFEPFFTTRPPGHGAGQGLTTVHRSITLEHRGRIEIESAPGVGTTVHVALPAE; the protein is encoded by the coding sequence GTGAACCTCAAGCCCGTTGAGAGAAGCCTGGGCGTACAGCCCAGATTTACCACCAAGTCGACCATCGGCGAGTTGGCGGGACCCGCCGTGGTCCTGCCAGACGACGTCACCCTGCGCGAGGTGGCCGGTACCTTCTTCGCCCGTCCCGCCCTGACCGCCCTGGTCATCGACGGGTCCGGGGGCCGGGAACCGGCGCTGATCCCGCGAGGCCGCTTCACCGAATTCCAGAGCCGGCCGTTCTTCGACGAGTTGTTTGCCGGCAAGCCGGTCGATGCCTATCTGCACAAGGCCGGCGGCGAAACCCTGGTGTTCGAGGCCGACGCGCCGATCTACGAGGTCGCCGAGATCGCCCTCGACCGCGATGGTGCCGCCGTCTACGACCCGATCGTCGTCACCCCGGACGATGGGCCCCCGACCCTGGCCGATATGCGCGACCTGGTCCGCGCCCAGGCGGAGATCCTGCGCTCCTCCAGCCGCAACGCCAACGAGACGCTCAGCCGGTTCCTGAAGAGCCAGGAGGAACTGCTCCAGGCGCGCAAGATGGAGGCCGTCGGCACCCTGTCCGCCGGTCTCGCCCACGAGCTGAACACCCCGCTGCAGTTCCTCGGCAGCAACGTGACCTTCCTGGAAAGCCTCTACGAGGACTACCACGAGGCCTTCGCCGCCCTCGGACCGAGCTTCCAGGAGGACTGGTGCGAGGAGTACCCCAGCGCCGTCCACGACATGCAGATGGGTCTCGCCCGCATGGCGGAGATCGTCGCCGCGATGAAGACCTTCAGCGACCGCGAGGGCACCAGCTACGCGCAGATCGACGTGAACGAGACGATTCGCACCGCCGTGACCCTGATCCGGGGGCGGATCCGACAGGGCGCCGACCTGCGGCTGGAGCTGGCCGAGAGCCTGCCGGAGGTCCGCGGCGTCGCCAATTCCCTGGCCCAGGCCTGGGTCAACGTCCTGACCAACGCCATTCAGGCCGTGGAATCGAGCGACCCAGAGCGCCCGCGCATCATTTCGATCCGCAGCACAGCGGCCGACGGAACGGTGACCGTGGAGATCGCCGATACCGGTACCGGCATGGCAGAGGACGTGGCCGCGCGCTGCTTCGAGCCGTTCTTCACCACCCGGCCGCCCGGGCACGGCGCCGGCCAGGGCCTGACCACCGTCCACCGCTCCATCACCCTGGAACACCGCGGCCGCATCGAGATCGAGAGCGCGCCGGGGGTAGGGACGACCGTCCACGTCGCCCTGCCGGCGGAATGA
- a CDS encoding gamma-glutamyltransferase family protein translates to MANVTYIAGRSPVRGVSGMVAAAHPSAAAAGAQVLREGGNAFDAIVATAAALNVCEPFMSGLAGNGLATMYIAKEKRVRSLDFTPPVPLKFDPSSTTKAEIAAGPKAPGVPGNLTGWNTINKTYGTRSLDVLFKEAVRLARVGVPSSAFYARLMDFCLDRNYPDLWRETYLDPLGEKAAGQVLRQPLLADTLEAIGAEGIGHLYGGPLGKTMTEHLQSIGGVISMEDLERVDPQFMEPMQVDYRGMTIHTVPPPAESFQMLLSLAMLSESNIGAMDHLGPDHLDTVFRSIRIASEMRLHYNKRPRAEVEGLFDPNVLDRLRSRLTDGKPVIGRTEQWGAGPMSETDWTKQHTTSFSAADADGNLICVTQTLGGIFGSGVVIPGTGVCMSNYLNWGDLEPDSPNYLEPGKAWASVVAPSIGTVDGTGVLALGTPGSYGIMQTQTQAYVHYLDYGLDLQAAIEAPRARLWDGARVELESRVPEATVEELKRRGHAVEMAPPLTMNCGGMQAVSFTPETGAMVGAADPRRDGSAVPA, encoded by the coding sequence ATGGCTAACGTGACCTATATCGCGGGGCGCTCCCCTGTTCGCGGCGTGAGCGGCATGGTGGCCGCGGCCCACCCCTCGGCGGCGGCGGCCGGCGCGCAGGTGCTGCGCGAGGGCGGCAACGCCTTCGACGCGATCGTGGCGACGGCGGCGGCGCTGAACGTCTGCGAGCCGTTCATGTCGGGCCTCGCCGGTAACGGGCTGGCCACCATGTACATCGCCAAGGAGAAGCGGGTCCGCTCCCTCGACTTCACCCCGCCGGTGCCGCTCAAGTTCGATCCATCCTCCACCACCAAAGCGGAGATCGCCGCCGGGCCGAAGGCGCCGGGGGTGCCGGGCAACCTCACCGGCTGGAACACCATCAACAAGACCTACGGCACCCGGTCCCTGGACGTGCTGTTCAAGGAAGCTGTCCGCCTCGCCCGGGTCGGCGTGCCGTCCTCCGCCTTCTACGCCCGGCTGATGGACTTCTGTCTGGACCGCAACTATCCCGACCTCTGGCGCGAGACCTATCTCGATCCGCTCGGCGAGAAGGCCGCCGGCCAGGTGCTGCGCCAGCCGCTGCTGGCCGACACCCTGGAGGCGATCGGCGCCGAGGGCATCGGCCATCTCTACGGCGGCCCGCTCGGCAAGACGATGACCGAGCACCTGCAGTCGATCGGCGGCGTGATCTCCATGGAGGACCTGGAGCGGGTCGATCCGCAGTTCATGGAGCCGATGCAGGTCGATTATCGCGGCATGACGATCCACACCGTGCCGCCGCCCGCGGAATCCTTCCAGATGCTGCTCTCCCTGGCGATGCTGTCGGAGAGCAATATCGGCGCCATGGACCATCTGGGGCCGGACCATCTGGACACCGTGTTCCGCTCGATCCGCATCGCCTCGGAAATGCGCCTGCACTACAACAAGCGGCCGCGCGCCGAGGTGGAGGGGCTGTTCGACCCCAATGTCCTGGACCGGCTGCGCTCGCGGCTGACCGACGGCAAGCCGGTGATCGGCCGCACCGAGCAGTGGGGTGCCGGTCCGATGAGCGAGACCGACTGGACCAAGCAGCACACCACCTCCTTCTCCGCCGCCGACGCGGACGGCAATCTGATCTGCGTGACCCAGACCCTGGGCGGCATCTTCGGCTCCGGCGTGGTGATCCCGGGCACCGGCGTGTGCATGTCCAACTACCTGAACTGGGGCGATCTGGAGCCGGACTCCCCGAACTACCTGGAGCCGGGCAAGGCCTGGGCCTCCGTGGTGGCGCCGTCCATCGGCACGGTCGACGGCACCGGCGTCCTGGCCCTCGGCACGCCGGGCAGCTACGGCATCATGCAGACCCAGACCCAGGCCTATGTGCATTACCTCGACTACGGCCTCGACCTGCAGGCCGCCATCGAGGCGCCGCGGGCGCGGCTGTGGGACGGTGCGCGGGTCGAGCTGGAAAGCCGGGTGCCCGAAGCCACGGTGGAGGAGCTGAAGCGGCGCGGCCACGCGGTCGAAATGGCGCCGCCGCTCACCATGAACTGCGGTGGGATGCAGGCGGTCTCCTTCACGCCCGAGACCGGGGCGATGGTCGGCGCGGCCGATCCAAGGCGCGACGGATCGGCGGTCCCCGCATAG
- a CDS encoding N,N-dimethylformamidase beta subunit family domain-containing protein, producing MLPLTGYPDRMSATPGGRIEFKVSSTFEDGYTMDVVRIRHGDPNPAGPGMKLIDVPMASGTYPSRLQPVHLGSYVRVDAHPPAGAMAGSLTLGATVWPTLPAKGVQTVISTLDAVAGEGFSLELGPNGVTLRIGLGEGAVDTLSLGKRPRARCWYRVFASFDGTAGTLSVSQTPLTPQVMSDDTGTATRQTSGAPVLSSGKPLLIAAEPGRVVTHHFNGKIERPFVADRVLSEDAVTSVLAGGDAEGLVAAWDFGQEISGQTIRDTGPLGLHGTTVNMPTRAMKGSTWTGEEMSWRHAPDQYAAIHFHEDDLYDCGWETDFTIEIPADAKSGLYGARLRCGEAEDIIPFYVRPKTGTKQADICFLASTFTYQVYGNHARGNLDHAFRTRMQNWGAYPHNADDVPDYAHSTYNYHPDSSGVCFSSRLRPLVTMRPGYLTFNDARGSGLRHFPADTHLIDWLEEMGHDFDIVTDEDLDDEGVDILKPYKLVITGSHPEYHTPGTLDGLQAFVDGGGRFMYMGGNGFYWRVARHPDIPGMIEIRRAEGGIRAWAAEPGEYFNQLDGGYGGLWRRNDRPPQKLAGVGFSSQGAFESSYFRRKPGSDNPRAAWIFEGVDDEVLGNFGLSGGGAAGFELDRADIRLGTPEHAIVVASSENHQESFIPVLEDQLSQRNTATGVTHASLIRADMTYFEAPNGGAVFSTGSITFCGSLSHNGYRNNISKIIDNVVKRFSA from the coding sequence ATGCTTCCGCTGACCGGCTATCCGGACCGCATGTCCGCCACCCCCGGGGGCCGCATCGAGTTCAAGGTCTCGTCCACCTTCGAGGACGGCTACACCATGGACGTCGTGCGGATCCGCCACGGCGATCCGAACCCGGCCGGTCCCGGCATGAAGCTGATCGACGTGCCGATGGCGTCGGGCACCTACCCCTCCCGCCTGCAGCCGGTGCATCTCGGCTCCTATGTCAGGGTCGACGCCCATCCGCCGGCGGGGGCCATGGCCGGGTCCCTGACCCTGGGCGCCACCGTATGGCCCACCCTGCCGGCCAAGGGCGTGCAGACCGTCATCTCGACCCTCGATGCGGTCGCCGGCGAAGGCTTTTCGCTGGAGTTGGGGCCGAACGGCGTCACCCTGCGGATCGGCCTGGGCGAAGGCGCGGTTGACACCCTGAGCCTCGGCAAGCGTCCGCGGGCCCGCTGCTGGTACCGCGTCTTCGCCAGCTTCGACGGCACCGCCGGCACCCTCTCGGTGTCCCAGACGCCCCTGACCCCACAGGTGATGTCGGACGACACCGGCACCGCCACCCGGCAGACCTCCGGCGCCCCGGTCCTGTCCAGCGGGAAGCCGCTGCTGATCGCTGCCGAGCCGGGCCGGGTCGTCACCCACCATTTCAACGGCAAGATCGAGCGGCCCTTCGTGGCCGACCGGGTCCTGTCCGAAGACGCGGTGACATCGGTGCTCGCCGGCGGCGATGCCGAGGGGCTGGTGGCCGCCTGGGATTTCGGCCAGGAGATCTCCGGCCAGACCATCCGCGACACCGGCCCGCTCGGGCTGCACGGTACGACGGTCAACATGCCGACGCGGGCCATGAAGGGCTCGACCTGGACCGGCGAGGAGATGAGCTGGCGCCACGCACCGGATCAGTACGCCGCCATCCATTTCCACGAGGACGATCTGTACGATTGCGGCTGGGAGACCGATTTCACGATCGAGATCCCGGCGGACGCCAAGAGCGGCCTCTACGGCGCGCGCCTGCGCTGCGGCGAGGCGGAGGACATTATCCCGTTCTACGTCCGCCCGAAGACCGGCACCAAGCAGGCCGATATCTGCTTCCTGGCCTCGACCTTCACCTATCAGGTCTACGGCAACCACGCCCGCGGCAACCTGGATCACGCGTTCCGCACCCGCATGCAGAACTGGGGCGCCTATCCGCACAATGCCGACGACGTGCCGGACTACGCCCACTCCACCTACAACTACCATCCGGACAGCAGCGGCGTGTGCTTCTCCTCTCGCCTGCGTCCGCTGGTGACGATGCGGCCCGGCTACCTGACCTTCAACGACGCCCGCGGTTCCGGCCTGCGGCACTTCCCGGCAGACACCCATCTGATCGACTGGCTGGAGGAGATGGGCCACGACTTCGACATCGTCACCGACGAGGACCTGGACGACGAGGGCGTGGACATCCTGAAGCCGTACAAGCTGGTGATCACCGGCTCGCATCCGGAATACCACACGCCGGGCACCCTGGACGGGCTGCAGGCCTTCGTCGATGGCGGCGGCCGGTTCATGTACATGGGCGGCAACGGCTTCTACTGGCGGGTCGCGCGCCATCCGGACATCCCCGGCATGATCGAGATCCGCCGGGCTGAGGGCGGCATCCGCGCCTGGGCGGCCGAGCCGGGCGAATACTTCAACCAGCTCGACGGCGGCTATGGCGGACTGTGGCGGCGCAACGACCGGCCGCCGCAGAAGCTCGCCGGCGTCGGCTTCTCCAGCCAGGGCGCCTTCGAAAGCTCCTACTTTAGGCGCAAGCCGGGCAGCGACAATCCCCGCGCCGCCTGGATCTTCGAGGGCGTGGACGACGAAGTGCTGGGAAACTTTGGCCTTTCCGGCGGCGGGGCCGCCGGGTTCGAGCTGGACCGCGCCGATATCCGCCTCGGCACGCCGGAGCACGCGATCGTCGTCGCCTCTTCGGAAAACCACCAGGAATCCTTCATCCCGGTCCTGGAGGACCAGCTCTCCCAGCGCAACACCGCCACCGGCGTCACCCATGCGTCGCTGATCCGGGCCGACATGACCTATTTCGAGGCGCCGAACGGTGGGGCAGTATTCTCCACCGGCTCCATCACCTTCTGCGGCAGCCTGTCCCACAACGGCTATCGCAACAACATCTCCAAGATCATCGACAACGTGGTGAAGCGCTTCTCGGCGTAA